In Leptotrichia hongkongensis, one genomic interval encodes:
- the leuC gene encoding 3-isopropylmalate dehydratase large subunit, protein MSEMKNEMKKPKTLFDKVWEKHVITGEPGEAQLLYIDLHLIHEVTSPQAFSGLRLAGRKVRRPDLTFGTMDHNTPTIMSQRMNIRDKISKAQLDALAANCKEFGIELVDMFNENNGIVHMVGPEQGLTQPGKTVVCGDSHTATHGAFGAIAFGIGTSEVEHVLATQTIWQKKPKTMGIEITGKLQKGVYAKDIILHIIKTYGIGLGNGYAFEFFGDTIRGLSMEERMTICNMAIEGGGKSGIIAPDETTFNYVKGRRFAPKGEEFEKKVAEWKELYTDSAEAFDKHIKIDVTNLEPQVTWGTNPEMGINITEKFPEIKDHNDEKAYEYMGLKPGQTPFDIPLKHVFIGSCTNGRLSDLEIVAKIVKGKKVAPNITAVVVPGSQVVKKAAEENGIAQILKDAGFEWREAGCSTCLGMNPDLIPAGEHCASTSNRNFEGRQGKGARTHLVSPAMAAAAAIYGKFVDVRELDEVK, encoded by the coding sequence ATGTCAGAAATGAAAAATGAAATGAAAAAACCAAAAACTTTGTTTGATAAGGTTTGGGAGAAACATGTAATTACAGGAGAGCCTGGAGAAGCACAATTGCTTTATATAGATTTACACTTAATTCACGAGGTTACTTCGCCACAGGCGTTTTCGGGATTGAGACTTGCTGGAAGAAAGGTTAGACGGCCTGACTTGACTTTTGGAACGATGGATCATAACACGCCTACTATAATGTCGCAAAGAATGAATATTAGAGATAAGATTTCTAAGGCACAGCTTGATGCACTAGCTGCGAACTGTAAGGAATTTGGGATTGAACTTGTTGATATGTTTAATGAAAATAATGGAATTGTGCATATGGTGGGGCCTGAGCAAGGACTTACGCAACCTGGAAAAACTGTAGTTTGTGGGGATAGCCATACTGCGACTCATGGGGCATTTGGAGCGATTGCATTTGGAATTGGGACAAGCGAAGTTGAGCATGTTCTGGCAACACAGACAATTTGGCAAAAGAAACCTAAGACAATGGGAATTGAGATTACTGGAAAATTGCAAAAAGGTGTATACGCAAAAGATATTATTTTACATATAATTAAGACTTACGGAATTGGTCTTGGAAATGGATATGCCTTTGAATTTTTTGGAGATACGATAAGAGGGCTTTCGATGGAAGAAAGAATGACAATATGTAATATGGCGATTGAAGGTGGTGGAAAATCAGGAATTATTGCACCTGATGAAACTACATTTAATTATGTGAAAGGAAGAAGATTTGCACCAAAAGGTGAGGAATTTGAGAAAAAGGTGGCTGAATGGAAGGAATTGTATACAGATTCTGCAGAAGCCTTTGACAAACATATAAAAATTGATGTTACAAATCTTGAGCCACAAGTTACTTGGGGAACAAATCCTGAAATGGGAATAAATATTACTGAAAAATTTCCAGAAATCAAAGATCATAATGATGAAAAAGCGTACGAATACATGGGCTTAAAACCAGGGCAAACTCCATTTGATATACCATTAAAGCATGTATTTATAGGATCTTGTACAAATGGAAGATTGAGTGATCTGGAAATTGTTGCAAAAATTGTAAAAGGAAAGAAAGTTGCTCCAAATATTACGGCAGTTGTAGTTCCTGGCTCACAAGTTGTTAAAAAAGCGGCTGAAGAAAATGGAATTGCACAAATCTTGAAAGATGCGGGATTTGAATGGAGAGAAGCTGGATGTTCAACTTGTCTTGGGATGAACCCTGACTTGATACCAGCTGGAGAGCATTGTGCCTCAACTTCTAACAGAAATTTTGAAGGACGGCAAGGAAAAGGGGCGAGAACACATCTAGTAAGTCCTGCAATGGCTGCTGCTGCTGCAATTTATGGAAAATTTGTGGATGTAAGGGAATTGGATGAAGTAAAATAA
- a CDS encoding glycosyltransferase family 21 protein, with protein sequence MTVLFNFLLILAVILLILKLIFSFVYFKRINSLEKNKIDESKYTVVQPILSGDIRLEDDLSANLKNTNDMKFIWLVDKSDSLARQTVENILKNKNYSSRVEVCYLDDVPQEVNPKVFKLSQAIKKIKTEYTVILDDDAVIDRKKLDELSIYEKDKAEWIVTGIPYNYNIKGFYSKLISAFINSNSIFSYFSMSFLKENKTINGMFYILRTDILKKYSAFEEIKYWLCDDLALATYLLSKNVKIIQSTIFCNVRNTVPNFRKYILLMKRWLLFSNVYMKNAFSIKFLFIILLPVFLPAILLFLSFYLGINYFIMIIALFIGKVGLFHIVRLFIYQSEIQKKGNFFHKADESPYELISEFLLPFILVYTLLTPPVIIWRNKKIRVKDGKIHYEV encoded by the coding sequence ATGACAGTATTGTTTAATTTTTTATTGATATTGGCAGTAATCTTGCTCATTTTAAAATTAATATTTTCTTTTGTTTACTTTAAAAGAATAAATAGTCTGGAAAAAAATAAGATAGATGAGAGCAAATACACAGTAGTTCAACCTATTTTGTCTGGAGATATAAGATTGGAAGATGATTTGTCTGCAAATTTAAAAAATACTAATGACATGAAATTTATTTGGCTTGTTGATAAAAGTGATTCTTTAGCAAGACAGACAGTTGAAAATATTTTAAAAAATAAAAATTATTCTAGCAGAGTAGAAGTCTGTTACTTAGATGATGTTCCGCAAGAAGTAAATCCCAAAGTATTTAAATTATCGCAAGCTATAAAGAAAATAAAAACGGAATATACGGTAATTTTAGATGATGATGCAGTTATTGACAGAAAAAAACTCGATGAATTAAGTATCTATGAAAAAGATAAGGCGGAGTGGATAGTAACTGGGATTCCTTATAATTATAATATTAAAGGCTTCTATTCAAAATTAATCTCGGCTTTTATAAATTCTAATTCTATTTTTTCATACTTTTCTATGTCTTTTTTAAAGGAAAATAAGACTATAAACGGAATGTTTTATATTTTAAGGACTGATATTTTAAAAAAATATTCTGCTTTTGAAGAGATAAAATATTGGCTATGTGATGATTTGGCACTTGCAACTTATTTACTTTCCAAAAATGTAAAAATTATACAAAGTACTATTTTTTGCAATGTGAGAAATACTGTTCCAAATTTTAGAAAATATATTCTTCTTATGAAAAGATGGCTTTTATTTAGCAATGTTTATATGAAAAATGCCTTTTCCATTAAATTTTTATTTATAATATTATTGCCTGTATTCTTACCAGCTATTCTATTATTTTTAAGTTTTTATTTGGGAATAAATTATTTTATCATGATAATAGCACTATTTATAGGAAAGGTTGGATTGTTCCATATAGTGAGATTATTTATTTATCAGTCAGAAATACAAAAGAAAGGTAATTTTTTTCATAAGGCTGATGAATCGCCGTATGAGTTAATAAGTGAATTTTTATTGCCTTTTATACTGGTTTATACTCTTTTAACACCGCCTGTGATTATATGGAGAAATAAAAAAATTAGAGTTAAAGATGGGAAAATACATTATGAAGTTTAA
- a CDS encoding glycosyltransferase → MNTYKEKIEIAVVAPPFSGHLYPALELVLPLLKEKDKYNICIYTGCQKEEVVKKLGFPVKVFLRDKPAIFEKISDTDKQTNLRIMYKQFKENMGLMPEIIREMEDFFSKRKPDIVIADFTAVPAGFVCKKINIPWITSIPTPFAIESRTTTPSYMGGLYPRDNFLFKLRDSISRNIVRNFKRMVCFILKNQLRQFNFTLYNEKGEENIYSPYSILGLGMKEIEFRDDFPSQFSWAGPCCSSLFKNSVQFENNKKFEKTVFLTNGTHLKWAKNSIIELAKELSKIYPEFLFVVSLGSYLEKDKGTIKENNLHIYHYLDYDEILPKIDYVIHHGGAGILYSCIKYNKPTVIVPHDYDQFDYAVRADLAKIGIPAKLKSRKSILKAFKKMLKREEWNNLEKLSKEFNNYLPSEILKKEIDRLLKGG, encoded by the coding sequence ATGAATACTTACAAGGAAAAAATTGAAATTGCAGTTGTTGCTCCGCCTTTTAGCGGTCATCTCTATCCAGCTTTAGAGTTAGTTCTCCCTCTATTAAAGGAAAAGGACAAATATAATATCTGTATTTATACAGGTTGTCAAAAAGAGGAAGTTGTAAAGAAACTTGGATTTCCTGTAAAAGTTTTCCTTAGAGATAAGCCTGCTATCTTTGAAAAAATATCTGATACAGATAAACAGACTAATCTTCGGATTATGTATAAGCAATTTAAAGAAAATATGGGACTTATGCCAGAAATAATAAGAGAAATGGAAGATTTTTTTTCTAAAAGAAAGCCTGACATAGTTATAGCAGATTTTACAGCCGTTCCAGCAGGATTTGTGTGCAAAAAAATTAATATTCCTTGGATTACAAGCATTCCGACACCATTTGCAATAGAAAGCAGGACAACAACTCCTTCTTATATGGGAGGACTATATCCAAGAGATAATTTTTTATTCAAACTAAGAGATAGTATATCAAGAAACATTGTCAGAAATTTTAAAAGAATGGTTTGTTTTATTTTAAAAAATCAATTAAGACAATTTAACTTCACTTTGTACAATGAAAAAGGTGAAGAAAATATTTATTCTCCATATTCGATATTAGGTTTAGGCATGAAAGAAATTGAATTTAGAGATGATTTTCCAAGTCAATTTTCCTGGGCTGGGCCTTGCTGTTCGTCCCTTTTTAAAAATAGTGTGCAATTTGAAAATAATAAAAAATTTGAAAAAACTGTATTTTTAACTAACGGAACGCATCTGAAATGGGCTAAAAATTCAATAATTGAGTTGGCAAAAGAACTTTCAAAAATCTATCCTGAATTTCTGTTCGTAGTCTCATTGGGAAGTTATTTAGAAAAAGATAAGGGTACTATAAAGGAAAATAATTTACACATTTACCATTATTTAGATTATGATGAAATTTTGCCCAAGATAGATTATGTTATTCATCATGGTGGAGCAGGAATACTTTATTCCTGTATAAAATATAACAAGCCTACTGTTATTGTTCCTCATGATTATGACCAGTTTGATTATGCAGTAAGGGCTGATTTAGCTAAAATTGGAATACCAGCTAAATTAAAATCAAGAAAGTCGATTTTAAAGGCTTTTAAGAAAATGCTAAAAAGAGAAGAATGGAACAATTTGGAAAAATTATCAAAAGAATTTAATAATTATTTACCAAGTGAAATATTGAAAAAAGAAATTGACAGGCTGTTAAAAGGAGGATAG
- the leuD gene encoding 3-isopropylmalate dehydratase small subunit, giving the protein MKPFTKYEGTIVPIMNDNIDTDQLIPKQYLKSIEKTGFGQYVFDEWRYNEDRTDNMDFNLNKPEYKTGTILITGDNFGCGSSREHAAWALQDYGFHVIVAGGYSGIFYMNWLNNGHLPITLPEADRLELAKLPGDAKVVVDLENNKLTANGKDYFFELEESWKQRLLKGLDSIGLTLEHEDEIRKYEKNHR; this is encoded by the coding sequence ATGAAACCATTTACAAAATATGAAGGAACAATCGTTCCAATAATGAATGATAATATTGATACGGATCAATTAATTCCAAAACAATATTTAAAAAGTATCGAAAAAACAGGATTTGGGCAATATGTGTTTGATGAATGGAGATACAATGAGGACAGAACGGATAATATGGATTTTAATTTAAATAAGCCTGAATATAAGACAGGGACAATTCTGATTACAGGAGATAACTTTGGCTGTGGTTCGAGCAGAGAACATGCGGCTTGGGCATTGCAGGATTATGGATTTCATGTAATTGTTGCAGGAGGGTATTCAGGAATTTTCTACATGAACTGGCTAAATAACGGACATTTGCCAATAACTTTGCCAGAAGCGGACAGACTGGAACTGGCTAAACTTCCTGGAGATGCTAAAGTAGTAGTTGATTTGGAAAATAACAAGCTGACAGCAAATGGGAAAGATTATTTCTTTGAGCTGGAGGAAAGCTGGAAACAGAGATTACTGAAAGGGCTTGATTCGATTGGATTGACATTGGAACATGAGGATGAGATTAGGAAGTATGAGAAGAATCATAGATAA
- a CDS encoding NAD-dependent epimerase/dehydratase family protein, giving the protein MKVLITGATGFLGKYIVEELKNNGYQVVAFGRNEKIGKTLIDSNVEFFKGDIENKEDLLGALQGCSAVIHAAALSTVWGKWNNFYKVNVLGTRNIVEICEKQDLKLVFVSSPSIYAGAKDQLDVKENEAPKENNLNFYIKSKIMAENIIKNSKLNYMIIRPRGLFGIGDTSIIPRLLDLNKKMGIPLFADGKQKVDVTCVENVAYALRLALENEKYSRQIYNITNDEPIEFKEILTLFFNELGTEGKYLKWNYRLILILVSILEKVYKLFGIEKEPPLTKYTLYLMRYSQTLNIDKAKKELGYYPQISVLEGVKKYVKHIRKNDRKS; this is encoded by the coding sequence ATGAAGGTTTTAATTACAGGGGCTACTGGTTTTCTAGGAAAATATATAGTTGAAGAATTAAAAAATAATGGTTATCAGGTTGTTGCATTTGGAAGAAATGAGAAAATTGGCAAGACTTTGATTGACAGTAATGTTGAGTTTTTTAAGGGAGATATAGAAAATAAGGAAGATTTGCTAGGAGCTTTGCAAGGATGCAGTGCAGTAATTCATGCTGCGGCATTATCTACAGTTTGGGGTAAATGGAACAATTTTTATAAGGTGAATGTACTAGGAACTCGAAATATCGTTGAAATTTGTGAGAAACAGGACCTAAAATTAGTTTTTGTTTCATCTCCAAGCATATATGCTGGGGCAAAAGATCAGCTGGATGTTAAGGAAAATGAGGCTCCAAAGGAAAATAACCTTAATTTTTATATAAAAAGTAAAATTATGGCAGAAAATATAATCAAGAATTCCAAGCTAAATTATATGATAATTCGTCCACGTGGATTATTTGGAATTGGAGATACAAGCATAATTCCAAGACTTCTAGATTTAAATAAAAAAATGGGAATACCTCTTTTTGCTGATGGAAAACAAAAAGTCGATGTAACTTGTGTTGAAAATGTTGCCTATGCTTTAAGGCTGGCACTAGAAAACGAAAAGTATTCACGGCAAATTTACAATATAACAAACGATGAGCCGATAGAATTTAAGGAAATTTTGACATTGTTCTTTAACGAGCTGGGAACAGAAGGCAAATATTTAAAATGGAACTACAGACTAATTTTAATTCTAGTTTCAATTTTAGAAAAAGTCTATAAACTTTTTGGAATTGAGAAAGAGCCTCCTCTTACCAAATATACGCTATATTTAATGAGATACAGCCAGACTTTGAATATTGACAAGGCAAAAAAAGAATTAGGATACTATCCGCAAATATCTGTCCTTGAAGGAGTAAAAAAATATGTTAAGCACATCAGAAAAAATGATAGAAAAAGTTGA
- a CDS encoding glutathione S-transferase family protein, with translation MKKITFYTNPYSRGVSVRWMLEECGAEYDVVPIHFGKEMKSEKYLSVNPMGKVPALEVDGKVIVETAAILTFLADMYPEKNLIPPVNSLERGEFYRWMFFALHLEYAFMDKFFDVPSSEKKRNNIGYGDYDTALNTLTEFLKDKKYAIGNRFTVLDLYLTGLLRWATFAAGVLPKEGMLADYMKLHGTREANIKGQELDQELAKSMGLD, from the coding sequence ATGAAAAAGATAACTTTTTATACAAATCCATATTCAAGAGGAGTATCTGTAAGATGGATGTTAGAAGAATGTGGAGCAGAATATGATGTAGTACCTATTCATTTCGGTAAAGAAATGAAATCTGAAAAATATCTTTCAGTAAATCCAATGGGAAAAGTACCAGCACTAGAAGTAGATGGAAAAGTAATTGTAGAAACAGCAGCAATTTTGACATTTTTAGCAGATATGTACCCTGAAAAAAACTTGATTCCACCAGTTAATTCTTTAGAAAGAGGAGAATTTTATCGTTGGATGTTTTTTGCACTTCATCTAGAGTATGCTTTCATGGATAAATTCTTTGATGTTCCATCAAGTGAAAAGAAAAGAAATAACATAGGGTATGGAGATTATGATACAGCTTTAAATACATTAACTGAATTTTTAAAAGATAAAAAATATGCAATAGGAAATAGATTTACTGTGCTAGATTTATATTTGACAGGATTATTGAGATGGGCGACATTTGCGGCTGGAGTTCTTCCAAAAGAGGGTATGCTCGCAGATTACATGAAACTGCACGGAACAAGAGAAGCTAATATAAAAGGACAGGAGCTAGATCAAGAATTAGCAAAATCAATGGGATTAGATTAA
- a CDS encoding YwqG family protein: MEEKEIKTLAKDIFNKIEKKYQETAKEMIVADASVSASKEIKITDSKIEGIPYIPIGRKIPTNSKGQQFMFLAQINCEDLKGLEDFPQEGILQFWILGEDLLGLDFDDYTNRDGFDVIYYEKIEDYYSEDEFMEMYNPYKFDLKYMETLIASEPCKMKFSLEKQKESFNYELLDNLFKEVLEEENIGFNEKDKLYEEVEKLYDDEFYEEIVGTKCNGFPYFTQWEPRDDEQMKEYDTSLFQIDSGKEVMIGDSGVMHFFINREKLKNKDFSDIFYHWDCY, from the coding sequence ATGGAAGAGAAAGAAATAAAGACTTTAGCAAAAGATATTTTTAATAAAATAGAAAAAAAGTATCAAGAAACGGCAAAAGAAATGATTGTTGCAGATGCCTCGGTCAGTGCTTCAAAAGAAATAAAAATAACGGATAGCAAAATTGAAGGGATTCCGTACATTCCAATAGGGAGAAAAATTCCAACAAATTCAAAAGGACAACAATTCATGTTTCTTGCACAGATAAATTGTGAAGATTTAAAGGGGCTTGAAGATTTTCCACAGGAAGGGATTTTGCAGTTTTGGATTCTGGGAGAAGATTTGCTGGGATTGGATTTTGATGATTATACGAATCGAGATGGATTTGATGTAATTTATTATGAAAAAATTGAAGATTATTATTCGGAAGATGAGTTTATGGAAATGTACAATCCTTATAAATTTGATTTAAAGTATATGGAAACTTTAATAGCAAGTGAACCTTGTAAAATGAAATTTTCTTTGGAAAAACAGAAAGAAAGTTTTAATTATGAACTTTTAGATAACTTGTTTAAAGAAGTCTTGGAAGAAGAAAATATAGGATTTAATGAAAAAGATAAATTATACGAAGAAGTAGAAAAATTATACGATGACGAATTCTATGAAGAAATTGTTGGGACAAAATGCAATGGATTTCCATATTTTACTCAATGGGAACCAAGAGATGACGAGCAGATGAAAGAGTACGATACATCATTGTTTCAAATTGATAGTGGAAAAGAAGTTATGATTGGAGATAGTGGGGTAATGCACTTTTTTATTAATCGTGAAAAATTGAAAAATAAAGATTTTTCTGATATTTTTTATCATTGGGATTGTTATTGA
- a CDS encoding Fic family protein, which translates to MDIKNINYEYFLDLSVRMTHHSNAIEGNTLTLNETATIILDSTIPGSKSVREVFEVLNHKRAIDYMISELENDKKLDIYVIKSINKEILDRLNDNAGNFKRNSNAIIGANFETSTPSQAPILTKNWIENLNYRLELCKNDDEKLLEILNSHIEFERIHPFSDGNGRTGRLIMMYLCFQEKISPFVIEKEDRALYMSYLREQNVDIIFEKVKELQKFEQKRIDKF; encoded by the coding sequence ATGGATATAAAAAATATAAATTATGAATATTTTTTAGATTTATCAGTAAGAATGACACACCATTCAAATGCCATTGAAGGAAATACATTGACATTGAATGAGACGGCTACAATTATTTTGGATAGCACAATACCAGGTAGCAAGAGTGTTCGTGAAGTTTTTGAAGTTTTGAATCATAAAAGGGCGATTGACTATATGATAAGTGAACTTGAAAATGATAAAAAACTTGATATTTACGTGATAAAGAGTATAAATAAGGAAATTTTGGATAGGTTAAATGATAATGCAGGAAATTTTAAAAGAAATAGTAATGCCATAATTGGTGCAAATTTTGAAACTTCTACACCAAGTCAAGCACCAATTCTTACAAAAAATTGGATTGAAAATCTTAATTATAGGCTTGAATTATGTAAAAATGATGATGAAAAATTATTGGAGATATTAAATTCTCATATAGAATTTGAACGGATTCATCCCTTTAGTGATGGAAATGGACGAACGGGAAGACTGATTATGATGTATCTGTGTTTTCAGGAAAAAATATCTCCATTTGTAATCGAAAAGGAAGATAGAGCCTTGTATATGAGTTATTTGAGGGAACAAAATGTAGATATTATTTTTGAAAAAGTAAAAGAATTACAGAAATTTGAACAAAAAAGAATAGATAAATTTTAA
- a CDS encoding MBL fold metallo-hydrolase: MLSTSEKMIEKVEYFACGYCTNDLKKVFKGFGKTVVDFYAGVFLIKHKRMGYILYDTGYSMDILKNKFKYFLYRFPNPITLKKEDTIDYQLRKKGISIEEIKYIIVSHLHPDHIGGLKFFPNSNLILTETCYNSFKSKKDDFLIFNELLPDDFENRLTLIGKENYKENKLFLYKNSFDLFSDSSMLMVEIDGHAKGQACVYMPELKLFIGADVCWGTEYLPFTDKMKWLARKIQNNFEDYQQGSDFLKKLIKDDISVVVSHDNKEKVKRILNEKNI, encoded by the coding sequence ATGTTAAGCACATCAGAAAAAATGATAGAAAAAGTTGAATATTTTGCCTGTGGCTATTGTACAAATGATTTAAAGAAGGTTTTTAAAGGTTTTGGTAAGACAGTAGTTGATTTTTATGCGGGAGTGTTTTTGATAAAGCATAAAAGGATGGGCTATATTCTTTATGATACTGGTTATTCTATGGATATTTTAAAAAATAAATTTAAATATTTTTTGTATAGATTTCCCAATCCAATAACCTTAAAAAAAGAAGATACAATTGATTATCAACTTAGAAAAAAAGGTATAAGTATAGAAGAAATAAAATATATAATTGTTTCACATTTACATCCTGATCATATTGGGGGATTGAAATTTTTTCCAAACTCTAATTTAATATTAACTGAGACTTGCTATAATAGTTTTAAGTCAAAAAAAGATGATTTTTTGATTTTTAATGAACTTCTGCCAGATGATTTTGAAAATAGATTGACATTGATAGGAAAGGAAAATTATAAGGAAAACAAGTTGTTTTTGTATAAAAATAGTTTTGATTTATTTTCTGATTCATCTATGCTTATGGTCGAGATAGACGGACATGCAAAAGGTCAGGCATGTGTATATATGCCAGAATTAAAACTGTTTATTGGCGCTGATGTATGCTGGGGGACTGAATATCTTCCATTTACAGATAAAATGAAATGGCTTGCTAGAAAAATACAGAATAACTTTGAGGATTATCAGCAGGGAAGTGATTTTTTGAAAAAATTGATAAAAGATGATATTTCTGTTGTTGTCAGTCATGATAATAAAGAAAAGGTAAAGAGGATATTGAATGAAAAAAATATTTAA
- a CDS encoding 3-oxoacyl-[acyl-carrier-protein] synthase III C-terminal domain-containing protein: MRRIQFKGYGIELPKNTAEFKGQIRYRISEGESQISLAVSACEKALKNANITINDIDCIVSASAVGIQPIPCTAALIHEKIAKGTSIPALDINTTCTSFITALDTMSYLVEAGRYERVLIVSCDVASKALNPKQKESFQLFSDGAAAFVIEKTEKEIGVIDAIQKTWSEGAHSTEIRGGLSNFHPKNYSEMTKEEYMFDMNGKTVLSLSISKIPELMKNFLKNNGMKVSDIDMTVPHQASVAMPLVMQKLGIEKDKFLDEVKEFGNMVSASVPITLVHGLENGKIKSGNTILLIGTAAGLTTNMMLIKL, translated from the coding sequence ATGAGAAGAATTCAATTTAAAGGGTATGGAATAGAATTACCAAAAAATACAGCTGAATTTAAAGGACAAATTCGTTATAGAATAAGTGAAGGTGAAAGCCAAATTTCCCTTGCTGTTTCTGCCTGTGAAAAAGCGTTAAAAAATGCAAATATAACAATTAATGATATTGATTGCATAGTTTCAGCCAGTGCTGTTGGAATACAGCCTATACCATGCACAGCAGCCCTAATTCATGAAAAAATAGCAAAAGGGACTTCAATTCCAGCTCTTGATATAAATACTACCTGTACAAGCTTTATAACTGCACTGGATACCATGTCATACCTTGTAGAAGCAGGAAGATATGAAAGAGTACTGATAGTTTCCTGCGATGTAGCTTCAAAAGCCTTAAATCCAAAACAAAAGGAAAGTTTCCAGCTTTTCAGCGATGGGGCGGCGGCATTTGTAATTGAAAAAACTGAAAAGGAAATAGGAGTTATTGATGCAATACAGAAAACATGGTCAGAAGGAGCACATTCAACTGAAATTCGAGGAGGTTTAAGCAATTTCCATCCCAAAAATTATTCTGAAATGACAAAAGAGGAATATATGTTCGATATGAACGGAAAAACAGTATTGTCTCTTTCAATAAGCAAAATTCCTGAATTAATGAAAAATTTTCTAAAAAATAATGGAATGAAAGTTTCAGATATAGATATGACAGTTCCCCATCAGGCTAGCGTTGCAATGCCTCTTGTAATGCAAAAGTTAGGAATAGAAAAAGATAAATTTTTAGACGAGGTCAAGGAATTTGGAAATATGGTATCAGCATCTGTTCCTATAACATTAGTCCATGGACTGGAAAATGGAAAAATTAAAAGCGGCAATACAATATTGCTTATTGGAACAGCGGCTGGACTTACTACAAATATGATGCTAATTAAATTATAG
- a CDS encoding F390 synthetase-related protein — translation MKKIFKIISSFIKIRYFNKWDSRDKLLEHQKKQVNKHLKFLKEKSPYFKTHEISENFVMNKAFMMENFDELNTLGVKRDEAMEIALNSEKTRNFNQKYKDISVGLSSGTSGHRGMFITTPEEQGIWAGTILAKMLPKNSILGHRIAFFLRADNDLYKSINSFLISLEYFDTFKDIDGHIERLNEYNPTIIVAPPSLLLMLAKKIEEGKLKTFVKKVVSVAEILEKPDEEYIKKQFNLKVIHQIYQATEGFLACTCEYGHLHLNEDLIKFDRKYIDAKRFYPIITDFRRTSQPFVNYYLNDILVGSEEPCECGSVLQRIEKIEGRSDDIFRFINKFDKEITVFPDFIRRTILFAENIREYQVFQINSNLLEIAILNVNNEQEKLVRKEFDKLFDSLDIENVEIRFIDYKTDSTKKLKRIVRKVIE, via the coding sequence ATGAAAAAAATATTTAAGATTATATCAAGTTTTATAAAAATAAGATATTTTAATAAATGGGATTCACGAGATAAACTTTTGGAACATCAGAAAAAACAGGTAAATAAACACTTAAAATTTCTAAAAGAAAAATCTCCATATTTTAAAACTCACGAAATTTCTGAAAATTTTGTTATGAACAAAGCATTTATGATGGAAAATTTTGATGAACTTAATACTTTAGGGGTAAAAAGGGATGAAGCAATGGAAATTGCCCTAAATAGTGAAAAAACAAGAAATTTTAATCAGAAATACAAAGATATTTCAGTAGGGTTGTCTTCTGGAACTTCTGGACATAGAGGAATGTTTATTACTACTCCTGAAGAGCAAGGCATATGGGCAGGAACAATTTTGGCTAAAATGCTGCCTAAAAATAGTATTCTTGGACATAGAATAGCATTTTTCCTAAGAGCGGACAATGATTTGTATAAATCTATAAATTCTTTTTTAATAAGTTTGGAATATTTTGATACTTTTAAAGATATTGACGGACATATTGAGAGGTTGAATGAATACAATCCAACTATTATTGTTGCGCCCCCCTCCTTACTACTAATGCTGGCTAAAAAGATAGAGGAAGGCAAGTTGAAAACTTTTGTGAAAAAAGTTGTTTCAGTTGCAGAAATTTTAGAAAAACCTGATGAGGAATATATAAAAAAGCAGTTTAATTTAAAAGTAATTCATCAGATTTACCAGGCGACAGAAGGTTTTTTAGCCTGTACTTGTGAATACGGACATCTCCATTTGAATGAAGATTTAATAAAATTTGACAGGAAATATATAGATGCAAAAAGATTTTATCCAATAATTACAGATTTCAGGAGGACAAGCCAGCCTTTTGTAAATTATTATTTGAATGATATTCTAGTTGGATCAGAAGAACCATGTGAGTGCGGTTCTGTTTTACAGAGAATTGAAAAGATTGAAGGGCGTTCAGATGATATTTTCAGGTTTATAAATAAATTTGATAAAGAAATTACTGTATTTCCAGATTTTATTAGAAGAACAATACTTTTTGCTGAAAATATAAGAGAATATCAGGTTTTTCAAATAAATAGCAATTTACTGGAGATTGCAATTTTGAATGTAAATAATGAACAGGAAAAACTAGTAAGAAAAGAATTTGATAAATTGTTCGATTCTTTGGATATAGAAAATGTAGAAATTAGATTCATAGATTATAAAACAGATAGCACAAAAAAATTAAAAAGAATAGTAAGAAAGGTTATAGAATGA